In one Thermovirga sp. genomic region, the following are encoded:
- the frr gene encoding ribosome recycling factor yields the protein MADQEIRKMKEKMEKAVEYLKKELLGIRTGRAHPALVSDIKVDYYGNPTPLSQVGSITTPDARQILITLWDKNAVKAAEKAIQASPLGINPSVDGENIRLIIPELTGERRVELTKLVRKCAEDARIVVRNLRRESNDVLKKMEKDGTLSEDSLHDYLEMSQKATDDVVKRIDGIAAEKEKEVMED from the coding sequence ATGGCTGATCAGGAGATCAGGAAGATGAAGGAAAAAATGGAAAAAGCGGTCGAATACCTCAAAAAGGAACTCCTGGGTATCAGGACCGGAAGAGCCCATCCGGCACTGGTGAGCGACATCAAGGTCGACTACTATGGAAATCCTACCCCCCTGTCCCAGGTGGGTTCCATTACAACGCCCGACGCGAGGCAGATCCTCATCACTCTTTGGGACAAGAACGCTGTAAAAGCGGCGGAGAAGGCCATACAGGCGTCGCCCCTGGGGATCAACCCCTCGGTGGACGGCGAGAACATCAGGCTTATCATCCCCGAATTAACCGGCGAGAGGCGGGTCGAGCTCACCAAGCTAGTCAGGAAGTGCGCCGAGGACGCCAGGATCGTCGTAAGGAATTTAAGACGGGAATCGAACGATGTCCTCAAAAAGATGGAAAAGGACGGCACTTTGAGCGAGGACTCCCTGCACGATTACCTGGAAATGAGCCAGAAGGCCACCGACGATGTCGTGAAAAGGATCGACGGGATCGCCGCCGAAAAAGAAAAAGAGGTCATGGAAGACTGA